CACATGCACGAGGGGCCGGTCCAGGGTGATGTGGAGACCTGGGTCTCCCCCACCCAGGGTGAGCTCAAGACCCTGACCACCCTCATGGGCATGGCGTTCCAGCTGCAGCGGTCCGAGCTTCCCCCGCCTGAGAAGGCCAGCGGACTGACGAGGGGCTTTTTTGAGAGCACCCTCGCAACCCTGCCTCCATGCCCTTTCGCGCTCTGGCTGCCTGAGTTGCGGGTCACCTGGTCAGGACCCCAGGCACCGGTCCTTCTGGAGGATTCCCAGCAGGGGAATCTCGGAGGCGGTCGCTATCTCCTCCGCCAGGCCCATCCTCCCGAAGGCGACGCACTGACCCAGCCCCCGGTTTCGGGAGCCCCTTCCCCAGAGGAGACCCCCTTTCTGGCCTCCACTCCCTGGGTGCGGCTCGAGGATCCGGTGTTCGACGGGCTCCTCCGCCGCCTGAACGCCCCCCTCGGAGCCAGCCGGTGGGAGCTGGCCGGTCGCGTGGTGGACTTCGTCTACACCTGGATCACGGAAAAGGACTACAGCGTGGGCTTCGCCACAGCCCAGGAGGTCGCCCGCAACGCCCGGGGGGACTGTACGGAGCATGGGGTCCTCGCCATGGCTCTCCTGCGCCGACTCGGCGTGCCCTGCCGAGCGGTTTCAGGCTGGGTTGTGCTGGAGCGGACCCTCGGGCCGCACTTCTGGGTGGAGGTGCACATCGGGGACCGCTGGATCCCCATCGACCCGACCTTCGACCAGGCGCCCGCCAGCGCCCTCCGGATGAAACTCGCCACCTCGGATCTGTCAGATCTGGCCAGCCTGGGCTGGGAGCAGGCCAGCGCCGACCTCAGGGGGGCGACCTGGGTCCTGCAGCCAGCCTGGCCCGCCGATTTCCCGATCCAGGGAGAAACCCTCAGCATCCCCCAGGTGGGCGTGCTCCTGGCCAGGGGACATCACTGGCTCTCCTCTCCCCAAGGCCTCCAGCTCTCGGGGGACCCTGCCCTTCAGGTCGAAGCCGTGATCCGTCCCTCCGGCAGCCAGACCCAGGGCGCCCGCCACCTCATGGGCAGTGCGGGAAGGCAGGGCTGGTGGCAGCCCGCAGACGGCGCACTCTGGATGGAGGTCCGAACCGGCGCCTGGATCCGGATCAGCCCAGTGGGTGAGGCGGGGGCCCTTGGCCTCCTGGATGCCCTGAGCTTTGAAAAAGCACGTGACTGAGCGCCTTGCCCCCGGGCATGGAAGGTTTACATTCAATTCCGAATCCGCCTACCGGCATCACCAGGACAGCGGAGGGAGGACCCATGACAGCCTTCCACGCCAAGCTCCGCATTAGAAGCAAGTTCTACTTCATCCTGACCACCCAGGTGGTCCTCCTCCTCCTTGTGGCCCTCATCGGCCTGGGGAGCCTGCGCCGACTCCAGCAGGACCAGGCCACCGTCACCGGCATTTTCGACAAGCTCACCGCCACCACCGATGTCATCGCCAATGCCAACCGGCTCCGCATCGTGCACGTCTCCCTCCTGGGCACCCATGCCTATCCGGTCTATCTCGCCAAGCGGGTGAAGCGCCTGGCCGAAGTGGAGGACACCCTCCAGGCCAACCTCACTCGCCTGGAGGGACTGGACTGGGGGAGCGACAAGGCCCAGGTCCAGGAGATCAGCGGCATCATCCGGCACTACGCATCCGCCTTCCCCCCCCTGCTCAAGGAGGCCACCTCCCGACCGGACCCGGACCTCCCGGCCATGATGGATGCCAACCTCAAGGAGATGAACAAGGCCAGGGATGACCTGGACAAGCTCCTGGCGCTGTACCAGCAGCGGGCAGAGCAGCTGAGCCAACAGGATGGGATCTTCGCCCGAAGGCAGCAGCTCCAGATCATCCTGGGCGTTGTGGTCGCACTCGTCCTGGGCGTCCTCTTCACTCTGCTGGTGGGACGCCGGGTCGAACAGGATGCCCGGATGATCGAAGACGCCATGGCGGCCCTGGAGTCGGGTGATCTCACCCACCGGTGTCAGGTGGACAGCCGGGACGAATTCGGCAACATCGCCCGGAAGCTGGACCGGGCCACAGCCCGGCTGCGGGATGACTTCGGCCATATCGCGGCCATCACCGAGCGCACGGCCAGCGGGGCCACGGAGCTCTCGGCCACCACCCAGGAACTGGAAGCCGCCACGGCTGAGATCAGTCGCTCGGCCGATGCCCAGAGGGTCGAGGTCGCCACCTCCTCCCAGGCCCTTGATGAGGTGGCCCGCTCGGTCGAAGAGGTCCGCAGCCGCACGGCCCAGGCGGAGAGACTCTCCAGCACCTCGCTTACGGCAAGTGCCGAGGGCATGGAGAGCGTCAAGGCCTCCGACGACGCCATGAGGGCGATCCAGGAGAGCTCGGGCAAGGTGGGCCGGATCACCACAGTGATCGCCGACATCGCCCGCCAGACCAACCTCCTGTCGCTCAACGCGGCCATCGAGGCGGCCAAGGCAGGGGTCCACGGACGGGGTTTCGCGGTGGTTGCCGATGAGATCCGCAAGCTGGCGGAGCGAAGCGCTTCGGCCGCCAAGGAGATCACCGCCCTCATCGAGGAGAGCGGCAACCGGGTGGGTGTGGGCTCCGGAGCCGTGGAGAACGTCAGTCGCACTCTGGGGGTCATCCAGCATAACATCCGGGACTATGCCGATCAGATCCAGGAGATCGCCACCGCCACCGGGGCCCAGGCCCAGGCCAGCGGGCAGGTGGTGGAGGGCATCCGGCGGACCCTCGACCTGACCGAGCGCAACGCCTCCGCCACAGTGGAGCTGACCGCCACCATCACCGAGACGGCCCGCACCGTCGACGACCTCGCCAGGCTGGCCGCCGAACTGCGGGACCTGGCCTCCCGCTTCAAGCTCAGCTGAGGGATCAGGCCCTGGGACGCCCGCCCATCTCCCAGGCGAGGACGATGAGATCGCCCGTCCGCTGCCCGGCCCGCTCCAGTTGCCCCTTCACCACATTCCCCTCCGCAGCCCAGAACAGGGGCCAGTAGGCACCCTGCTGGCGCCGCCCCCGGTGCCGCTTCACCCCTCCAGCCAGACGATCATCCTGGAGAACCAGTCCGACCAGCGAATGGGTCTCCTGGAGCCAGCGCCAGGGCGACTGGAGGGTTGCGCGCCCTGGGGCGCTGGGCAGAACCCGCAGGGAACCGGGTGCCACATAGCGCTCCACCAAGCCGGTCTCCCAGCGGCTGTGGACCCCCCGCTGATCGGTCTCCCGGCCATCGTAGTTGACCGTGGTATGGAGTGGGACATGGAGGTCACCCACATAGTGGCTCAGGTACGAGGACTCGAGAAGAACCCTGCCGCGGTCCCTGGATCGGAAGGCCGTGGCCAGGACCCTGACCTGGTCCTGGATGGCCCAGGGCAGCTGGCCGCTCTTCTGGAAGCGCCTGACACCGACGCGCCCGATGGCCTCCTGGGCACTGCGGGGCACCGAAGCAGCCCCCCCATACACCTCGCAGTTGAGGAAGTGGCGAGGGGCCTCCTTCCGGTCCTTCTTCCAGTGGTCCGGATCGCTGGCATGCCCCACCACCAGGCCCTCCTGACCGGAAAACCAGGCTCCCACGACCGGGGGAAGCCCCCTGACCGCACAGCTGGCGATGATCCGATGCCCCTTGTCACCCCAGGCGGCGGCGGGAATGGCCCAGGCGATCAGACATCCCAGGGCCAGACTGCGGAACTTCATTTCGGTACGGTCCCTGTGCGCTCCCAGCGGGTCCAGGAGAAGAAGTGGCGGGCCCCGTCCACGATATTGGAGACCACATCGGCCGGGCCGTTGGGGATGCGGGCATTCTGGTCGTCACGTCCGCCCTCGCGGTAGCTCCACCAGATGAAGAAGGGACGGCCCCGGAGGTGATCCACGGGCAGGAAGCCCCAGTACCGGCCATCAAGACTGTTCTCGCGATTGTCGCCCATGGCGAAGATATGCCCCTCTGGGACCTTGATGGGGCCGAGGCGGTCCCGGTAGCCATAACCCAGGGGCTCCCGCCCCTGCTGATCCATGGCCTGGATCTCGGGGTCGAGGTAGGGCCACACAGCGGAGACGGGGAGGCCCTGAACCTCGTCGGGATTGGAGCCGGTACCCCGGGTCGGGGGCCAGGGACCGGCCACGGGACCGTCTTCGGCGTGGAGCGTGTGATGCTCCCAGGGGCCCGTCGCCTGCCTGCCGTTGATGTAGAGGCGCTTGTCCCGGATTTCCACGGTGTCACCCGCCAGGGCGACACAACGCTTCACATAGTCCTGCTCGCGATCCAGGGGATAGCGGAAGACGATGATGTCCCCGCGCTGGACACTGCGCATCGGGAAGAGCTTCTCCTCCCAGCTCCACTGGGGACGGGCGAAGATGAACTTGTTGATGAGCAGGTGGTCCCCGATCATGAGGGT
The sequence above is drawn from the uncultured Holophaga sp. genome and encodes:
- a CDS encoding transglutaminase-like domain-containing protein is translated as MPPLRRLLLWICLLLPALVRAQETVRFRQWVGGEEIGGVEIIRESTPEGDRISQREWMSLQRLGLTVGQEVRQTLIRSKDGTIHASWTVKLAQEPMEGEAVWSPASPGSLAVSPKGMAMRQVQLPKGVLVWPGDADTRLMAAATARRSVQIQAYSIPLQQATAMDLECLGPSPLPGFPGAVKFRGHMHEGPVQGDVETWVSPTQGELKTLTTLMGMAFQLQRSELPPPEKASGLTRGFFESTLATLPPCPFALWLPELRVTWSGPQAPVLLEDSQQGNLGGGRYLLRQAHPPEGDALTQPPVSGAPSPEETPFLASTPWVRLEDPVFDGLLRRLNAPLGASRWELAGRVVDFVYTWITEKDYSVGFATAQEVARNARGDCTEHGVLAMALLRRLGVPCRAVSGWVVLERTLGPHFWVEVHIGDRWIPIDPTFDQAPASALRMKLATSDLSDLASLGWEQASADLRGATWVLQPAWPADFPIQGETLSIPQVGVLLARGHHWLSSPQGLQLSGDPALQVEAVIRPSGSQTQGARHLMGSAGRQGWWQPADGALWMEVRTGAWIRISPVGEAGALGLLDALSFEKARD
- a CDS encoding methyl-accepting chemotaxis protein; the encoded protein is MTAFHAKLRIRSKFYFILTTQVVLLLLVALIGLGSLRRLQQDQATVTGIFDKLTATTDVIANANRLRIVHVSLLGTHAYPVYLAKRVKRLAEVEDTLQANLTRLEGLDWGSDKAQVQEISGIIRHYASAFPPLLKEATSRPDPDLPAMMDANLKEMNKARDDLDKLLALYQQRAEQLSQQDGIFARRQQLQIILGVVVALVLGVLFTLLVGRRVEQDARMIEDAMAALESGDLTHRCQVDSRDEFGNIARKLDRATARLRDDFGHIAAITERTASGATELSATTQELEAATAEISRSADAQRVEVATSSQALDEVARSVEEVRSRTAQAERLSSTSLTASAEGMESVKASDDAMRAIQESSGKVGRITTVIADIARQTNLLSLNAAIEAAKAGVHGRGFAVVADEIRKLAERSASAAKEITALIEESGNRVGVGSGAVENVSRTLGVIQHNIRDYADQIQEIATATGAQAQASGQVVEGIRRTLDLTERNASATVELTATITETARTVDDLARLAAELRDLASRFKLS
- a CDS encoding S1/P1 nuclease; translation: MKFRSLALGCLIAWAIPAAAWGDKGHRIIASCAVRGLPPVVGAWFSGQEGLVVGHASDPDHWKKDRKEAPRHFLNCEVYGGAASVPRSAQEAIGRVGVRRFQKSGQLPWAIQDQVRVLATAFRSRDRGRVLLESSYLSHYVGDLHVPLHTTVNYDGRETDQRGVHSRWETGLVERYVAPGSLRVLPSAPGRATLQSPWRWLQETHSLVGLVLQDDRLAGGVKRHRGRRQQGAYWPLFWAAEGNVVKGQLERAGQRTGDLIVLAWEMGGRPRA
- the lepB gene encoding signal peptidase I, whose amino-acid sequence is MAKDKTAEALPKEVAKGSLRDNAELLCFGILLIMFFKTFVGQQFTIPSGSMRNTLMIGDHLLINKFIFARPQWSWEEKLFPMRSVQRGDIIVFRYPLDREQDYVKRCVALAGDTVEIRDKRLYINGRQATGPWEHHTLHAEDGPVAGPWPPTRGTGSNPDEVQGLPVSAVWPYLDPEIQAMDQQGREPLGYGYRDRLGPIKVPEGHIFAMGDNRENSLDGRYWGFLPVDHLRGRPFFIWWSYREGGRDDQNARIPNGPADVVSNIVDGARHFFSWTRWERTGTVPK